The following DNA comes from Holophagaceae bacterium.
AGCGCGCCCGCCAGGCTCGCGGCACCGCCTTCGCGGGGCCTTCCCCGGCAGCCTCCGGCCCGGGGCCGGAGGCCCCCTGTTTCATGCCATTGGCTTTCGCCCTGGGAGGGTTCATGCCTGGAATTCTCGCATATGGAGCCGCAGCGCTTGAAGGGAAAGGCTGATTTCCTCAAACATAGGCCGGTCCCGCCATACGGCGCAGGATTCCGAAAGTCTCGACATCAGGGGTTGCAGTCCCGCCGCCGGGGCGAGTCCCACCAGGCGGACGCCTTCCAGCGCCATCCGGGCTTCGATGGCCAGCACCTGTTCCAGGCCGTCCACGGCGCGAGTCAGCTTGCGGGCGGCGATGGGCCCCATGCTGACGTGATCCTCTTTGCCGGCGCTCGTGGGGATGCTGTCCACGCAGGCGGGATGGGCCAGGCCCTTGAGCTCCGAAACCAGGGCCGCCGAGGTGACGTGGGCCATCATGAAGCCCGATTCCAAACCGCCGTGTTCCGTGAGGAAGGCCGGCAGATCGCTGGTGGCGGGGTTCACCATCCGTTCCTGGCGGCGCTCCGAGATGCTCGCGAGGTCCGCGCAGATGATGGCCAGCACATCGCAGGCGAAGGCCGGGTACTGGCCGTGGAAGTTGCCGCCGGAGCGCGACTCCTGGGTGTCCGTGAAAATCATCGGGTTGTCCGTGGCGCTGTTCAGCTCGCGCTCCAGGATCCCGCCGGCGAAGCCCAGGGCGTCGCGGGCGACCCCATGGACCTGGGGCAGGCAGCGCAGGGAATAGGCGTCCTGGACGCGGTGGCAGTCGCGATGGCTGTCGGCGATCTCGGAGGTCGGGCCCAGGATGCGCCGCAGGTTCGCGGCCACCTCGATCTGGCCGGGATGGGGACGCGCCGCATGGATGCGCGGGTCGAAGGCGGCCCGGGATCCCCGCAGGGCCTCCAGCGACAGCGCCGCGACTTCGTCCGCCAGAGCCGTGAGATCCCTCAGCCTTTGCAGGGCCAGGCAACCTAGCGATGTGATGAGCTGGGTGCCATTGATAAGGGCCAGGCCCTCCTTGGCCTGCAACTGGATGGGATCCAGGCCCTCGGCTTTCAACGCGTCTCCGCCTGGAATCTGTTTGCCGCCGCGCCAGGCGAGGCCTTCTCCCACGAGCAGCAGGGCCATGTGCGCGAGCGGGGCGAGATCGCCGCTGGCGCCGACGCTGCCCTGGCAAGGGACGACCGGCAGAACATTCTGGTTCAGGCAGGCGGCGAGCAGATGGATGGGTTCGGGGCGGATGCCGCTGTGGGCCCGCAGCAGGCAGTTGATGCGCGCGGCCATGAGCGCGCGTGTCTGGTCCAGGGGCAGCGGTTCGCCCACGCCGGCGGCGTGGCTGCGGATGAGGTTGAGCTGCAATTGTTGAAGCTGGTCCGGCGGGATCACGACCGTGGCGAACTGTCCGAAACCCGTGTTGATGCCGTAGACCGTGCGGCCCTCCGCCAGGATCCGGTCGATCACGCGGCGGTTCTCCGAAACCGATGCGAGCGCTGAGGGGGCGAGTGAAACGGCCTCCCCCGCCGCAATGCGGGACAGTCCTTCGGCATTCAGATCCAGGCCATTCAATTCAATCATTTTTCTACCCGTAAACAGCCATTCTAGCTGGTTTCAACGGGCTCGACGGGTCTCAGAGCGTGTCTTGAAATTCCACAGCGCCCCGCTGGGAGCGCCGGGCTCCATCAACTGGGCACGCTGGCGCCACGGTGCACGTTGCGCAGCGTCAGCGCCAGCACCAGGCCCAATCCCACGGTGGCCGTGGCGATGAAGTAGGGCGACGCATAGCCCCATTTCGCGAAGGCGAAGGTGCCCACGGCGGGGCCGATGATCCGGCCCAGCCCCTGCATGGCTCCCATGGCGCCGAACAGGCTGCCCTGTTCCTCGGCGGGAGTGAGCTGGGAAGCCAAGGCGCTGGTGGCGGTGCTGTTCATGCCTGATCCCCAGGACAGGGGCACCATCAGGAGCAGGAAAGGCCATTTCCAGGGCGAGGAGGGAAGGAATGGCAAGGTGCAGGCCATCAGGGCGAGACCTGAAAGGACCGCCACCCGCTCGGGAATCCGCTTGCTCACCACACGGACCAGTCCGCCCTGATACAGGACGATCAAAATGCCGATGAAGGCGAACAGGTAGCCCACCTCCCGCTGGCCGAACCCGAAGCGCGCATGGGCCAGGAGGCTGAAGGTGCCCTCCATCATCGCGAAACCGGACATGGCGAGCAGCGCGATGAATAGCAATTGCGCCATGCCAGGCGTCCTCAACGCGACCATCAGCGCGTGCCCGCGGCTCTCTTTGGCCTTGGCCATCGCGCGCAATTCGGGTGTGAGCGTTTCGGGCAGCCAAGCCAGCACGAAGGTCGCTGCCAGGAAGGACAGGCCTGCGGCCACGAAGAAAGGCAGGTGCCAGCCGTGCTGCGCCAGCATGGATTCGCCGAACTTCGAGCCTGCCAGCACACCCGCCAGGGCGGGGCCGATCACGAAACCCAGGCCAAATGCCGCGCCGATCATGCCCAGCAGCCGAGAACGTTCCTCGGGCTTGGACCCGTCCGTCATGGCCGCCTGCGCCACGGCGATGTTGCCGCCGGTGATTCCGTCCAGGACCCGGGCCGCGAGCACCCATTCAAATCGCATGGTGAGGGCCATCATCAGGTAGCCGACCGCGGATCCCATCAGCGAGATCCAGAGCACCGGCTTCCGGCCGACCTGGTCGGAGATGCGCCCCAGAATCGGGGTGGCGATGAACTGCATCACCGAAAAGCTGATGAAGACGACGCCCGCCCAGAATGCGCCGACATCCTGCAGGCGCATCCAGCCCGTCACGGCCTGCATCCATGGGGCCTCTCCCTGGGCCGCGATGGATTCGGCGTAGAGCGGCAGGATGGGAATCACGATGCCGAATCCCAGCAGATCCATGAAGACCGTCAGGAAGATGGCCATTCGGGCTTTTCGATCAGTCATCCGTGTTCTCCAACCTTCAAGGATACCGGGCCGATCAGGGAATCAGGAATGCTCATTCCTCGATTTCGAGACGGCAGCCATCGGGGTTGAAGTGGCAAGTCGAAAAGTCGAAAAGTCGAAAAGTTGAAAAGTTGAGGAGTCGAGAGCTTCAAGCCACACTCTTTTAACTTTTCAACTTTTCGACTCTTCGACTCTTCGACTCTTCGACTCTTCGACTCTTCAACTCTTCAACTACGATCACGCCCACCTGAACCGCTTCACCGCGAGGCCGAAGCAGAGGGCGGTCCAGACGAGGATGATCCCGAGTCCGGCAACATGGCTGGTGAGCGCCGCGCCATCGTTGTAGACGGCCCGGAGCGCCTTCAGGAAGGGCGAGAGGGGCAGGGCGATGACGGCCTGCTGGAGCCATTTCGGCGCCGCATCCAGGGTGAAGTAGACGCCGCTCAGGAACATCATCGGGAAGAACAGCAGGTTCGAGATGGCGGCGTAGGTTTC
Coding sequences within:
- the hutH gene encoding histidine ammonia-lyase produces the protein MIELNGLDLNAEGLSRIAAGEAVSLAPSALASVSENRRVIDRILAEGRTVYGINTGFGQFATVVIPPDQLQQLQLNLIRSHAAGVGEPLPLDQTRALMAARINCLLRAHSGIRPEPIHLLAACLNQNVLPVVPCQGSVGASGDLAPLAHMALLLVGEGLAWRGGKQIPGGDALKAEGLDPIQLQAKEGLALINGTQLITSLGCLALQRLRDLTALADEVAALSLEALRGSRAAFDPRIHAARPHPGQIEVAANLRRILGPTSEIADSHRDCHRVQDAYSLRCLPQVHGVARDALGFAGGILERELNSATDNPMIFTDTQESRSGGNFHGQYPAFACDVLAIICADLASISERRQERMVNPATSDLPAFLTEHGGLESGFMMAHVTSAALVSELKGLAHPACVDSIPTSAGKEDHVSMGPIAARKLTRAVDGLEQVLAIEARMALEGVRLVGLAPAAGLQPLMSRLSESCAVWRDRPMFEEISLSLQALRLHMREFQA
- a CDS encoding MFS transporter translates to MTDRKARMAIFLTVFMDLLGFGIVIPILPLYAESIAAQGEAPWMQAVTGWMRLQDVGAFWAGVVFISFSVMQFIATPILGRISDQVGRKPVLWISLMGSAVGYLMMALTMRFEWVLAARVLDGITGGNIAVAQAAMTDGSKPEERSRLLGMIGAAFGLGFVIGPALAGVLAGSKFGESMLAQHGWHLPFFVAAGLSFLAATFVLAWLPETLTPELRAMAKAKESRGHALMVALRTPGMAQLLFIALLAMSGFAMMEGTFSLLAHARFGFGQREVGYLFAFIGILIVLYQGGLVRVVSKRIPERVAVLSGLALMACTLPFLPSSPWKWPFLLLMVPLSWGSGMNSTATSALASQLTPAEEQGSLFGAMGAMQGLGRIIGPAVGTFAFAKWGYASPYFIATATVGLGLVLALTLRNVHRGASVPS